In the Wyeomyia smithii strain HCP4-BCI-WySm-NY-G18 chromosome 2, ASM2978416v1, whole genome shotgun sequence genome, one interval contains:
- the LOC129720240 gene encoding cuticle protein 12.5-like, producing the protein MYKFLVLPLFFAAASAAYLGAYGAPAYAAAPYAAAHYAAPYAAPYAAAAYHAPLAYHAPVVKTVAAPLAYHAPVVKAVAPLATSYANTYKVSVKAPVAYAAPAYAAHAYAAPVVAHAPAVVAAPAYHAPLAYHGYLH; encoded by the exons ATGTACAAGTTC TTGGTCCTTCCTCTGTTCTTCGCCGCCGCGTCGGCCGCCTACCTCGGAGCCTATGGTGCCCCAGCATATGCCGCCGCTCCCTATGCCGCTGCTCACTACGCTGCTCCTTATGCTGCTCCCTATGCTGCCGCTGCCTACCACGCTCCTCTGGCCTACCACGCTCCTGTCGTGAAAACCGTTGCCGCCCCACTGGCCTATCACGCCCCGGTCGTTAAGGCTGTCGCTCCACTCGCCACCTCGTATGCTAACACCTACAAG GTCTCCGTGAAGGCTCCAGTTGCCTATGCTGCCCCAGCCTACGCTGCCCATGCTTATGCTGCTCCAGTTGTCGCCCATGCCCCAGCTGTCGTTGCTGCTCCAGCCTACCACGCCCCTCTCGCCTATCACGGATACCTGCACTAA